The Streptococcus pluranimalium genome contains a region encoding:
- a CDS encoding type B 50S ribosomal protein L31 has product MKKDIHPNYRPVVFLDTTTGYQFISGSTKESNETVEVDGTTYPLIRVEISSDSHPFYTGRQKFTQADGRVDRFNKKYGLKDANAAE; this is encoded by the coding sequence ATGAAAAAAGATATCCATCCTAACTACCGTCCAGTTGTTTTCCTAGATACAACTACTGGTTACCAATTTATCAGCGGTTCAACTAAAGAAAGTAACGAAACTGTTGAAGTTGACGGTACAACTTACCCACTTATCCGTGTCGAAATCTCTTCTGATTCACACCCATTCTACACTGGTCGTCAAAAATTCACACAAGCAGACGGACGTGTGGACCGTTTCAACAAAAAATACGGTCTCAAAGACGCAAACGCTGCAGAATAA
- the whiA gene encoding DNA-binding protein WhiA → MSFTTTVKEEILTQSPKNKEELSAIIKMSGSIGLTGQGLTLSITSENAKIARHIYSLFECHYGIHPEIKYHQKTNLRKNRVYNVFVEQDVNAIMADLQLADSFFGFETGVNPMILEDDDLGRAYLRGAFLATGTIRDPESGRYQLEIFSVYQDHAEDLLRLMQKFLLEAKIIEHKNGTVTYLQKAEDIMDFLILVGAEAAKESYEEVKVYREARNDINRANNAETANIAKTISASMKTINNIIKIMDTVGLDTLPLELQQIAQVRIANPDFSMQQIADSLDFPLTKSGVNHRLRKINQLADEL, encoded by the coding sequence ATGAGTTTTACAACAACTGTTAAAGAAGAAATATTAACGCAATCGCCTAAGAATAAAGAAGAACTGTCAGCCATCATCAAGATGTCTGGTAGTATCGGCTTAACAGGACAGGGCTTAACCCTATCAATCACCAGTGAAAATGCTAAGATAGCTCGTCATATTTATTCTCTCTTTGAATGCCATTACGGGATTCATCCTGAAATTAAATACCACCAAAAGACAAACCTTCGTAAGAATCGCGTTTACAATGTTTTTGTTGAGCAAGATGTTAATGCGATTATGGCAGATTTACAATTGGCAGATTCCTTTTTTGGCTTTGAAACAGGCGTTAATCCGATGATTTTAGAAGACGATGATTTAGGAAGAGCTTATCTAAGAGGAGCCTTTTTAGCAACTGGGACCATTAGAGATCCCGAATCAGGGCGTTACCAGTTAGAAATCTTTTCCGTCTATCAAGATCATGCGGAGGATTTGTTACGCCTGATGCAAAAATTCCTTTTGGAAGCTAAAATTATAGAGCACAAAAATGGTACGGTGACCTATCTTCAAAAGGCAGAAGACATCATGGATTTTCTTATCTTAGTTGGCGCAGAAGCAGCTAAAGAAAGTTACGAAGAAGTAAAAGTCTATCGTGAAGCTAGAAATGACATCAACCGAGCCAATAATGCAGAAACAGCTAATATTGCTAAAACCATTAGTGCTAGCATGAAGACGATTAACAATATTATTAAAATTATGGATACCGTTGGTTTAGATACTTTGCCATTAGAACTACAGCAGATTGCCCAAGTTCGTATTGCTAATCCTGATTTTTCGATGCAACAAATTGCTGACAGTTTAGATTTTCCCTTGACCAAGAGTGGTGTTAACCATCGTTTAAGGAAGATTAATCAATTGGCTGATGAGCTATGA
- a CDS encoding zinc ABC transporter substrate-binding protein AdcA, whose protein sequence is MKKKSILSLGLLSLFSLGLAAHSQPAQADDKDIEVIASFYPMYEFTKQVVGDEGNVSLLIKAGTEAHDFEPSTKDISKIQKADAFVYDDDNMETWVPKVKKSLDNKGENFIKATGDMLLMGGGGHDHDHDHDEEGHTHEFDPHVWLSPERSQILVTNIANDLSEKFPEKADTFKKNAESYNKKLSDLDKKYRDALTDAKQKSFVTQHSAFGYLALDYGLNQVPITGVSAEAEPSAKRLAQLSKYVKKYDINYIYFEENASSKVSKTLADEVGVKTAVLNPLESLTSKQMKKGENYITVMEKNLKALQKTTDKAGKDIEPEKGVEKTVYNGYFKDSQIKDRKLSDWTGKWQSVYQLLQDGTLDEVFDYKSKKNPEMSAKEYKDYYTTGYKTDVEQINIDGKKMTMEFIQKGESHKYKYKYVGYEILNYEKGNRGVRFLFETDDKDAGQFKYVQFSDHDIRPNKAGHFHIYFGGESQEALIEELENWPTYYPTDLSGHEVAQEMLAH, encoded by the coding sequence ATGAAAAAGAAATCCATTCTCTCGCTAGGATTGCTTAGTTTATTTTCGCTAGGTCTTGCTGCTCACAGCCAACCAGCTCAAGCAGATGACAAGGATATTGAAGTTATTGCTTCTTTCTATCCCATGTATGAATTTACCAAACAAGTTGTTGGTGATGAAGGCAATGTCAGTCTTTTGATTAAAGCAGGGACAGAAGCACATGATTTTGAGCCATCAACTAAAGATATTTCTAAAATTCAAAAAGCTGATGCCTTTGTTTATGATGATGACAATATGGAAACATGGGTACCAAAGGTTAAGAAATCTCTTGATAATAAAGGAGAGAATTTCATCAAAGCAACTGGTGACATGCTTCTAATGGGTGGCGGTGGTCATGATCATGACCACGATCACGATGAAGAAGGTCACACGCATGAATTCGACCCACATGTTTGGTTATCGCCAGAACGTTCTCAGATCCTTGTAACCAATATCGCCAATGACTTGTCTGAAAAATTCCCAGAAAAAGCAGATACTTTCAAGAAAAATGCCGAAAGCTATAATAAAAAACTTTCTGATCTTGATAAAAAATATAGAGATGCACTGACAGATGCCAAACAAAAGAGTTTTGTAACACAGCATTCTGCCTTTGGCTACCTTGCTCTTGACTACGGATTGAACCAAGTCCCTATCACTGGCGTATCAGCTGAAGCAGAGCCATCAGCAAAACGACTTGCTCAACTCTCAAAATACGTTAAGAAATACGATATCAATTATATTTATTTTGAAGAAAATGCCTCTTCTAAAGTATCAAAAACACTTGCTGATGAGGTAGGTGTTAAGACGGCTGTTTTAAATCCTTTAGAAAGCTTAACATCTAAACAGATGAAAAAAGGTGAAAACTACATTACAGTAATGGAAAAAAACCTTAAAGCACTTCAAAAAACAACGGATAAAGCTGGAAAAGATATTGAACCAGAAAAAGGTGTTGAAAAGACAGTTTATAACGGATACTTTAAAGATAGTCAAATCAAAGACCGTAAATTGTCAGACTGGACAGGGAAGTGGCAATCTGTTTACCAATTGCTTCAAGATGGTACTTTAGATGAAGTCTTTGATTACAAGTCTAAGAAAAATCCAGAAATGTCAGCAAAGGAATATAAAGACTACTATACAACTGGATATAAAACAGATGTTGAACAAATCAATATTGATGGTAAGAAAATGACCATGGAATTCATCCAAAAAGGTGAATCACATAAATACAAGTACAAATATGTTGGTTATGAAATCTTGAACTACGAAAAAGGAAATCGTGGGGTTCGTTTCTTGTTTGAAACTGATGATAAAGATGCTGGACAATTCAAGTATGTCCAATTCTCTGACCATGATATTCGTCCAAATAAAGCCGGGCATTTCCACATTTACTTTGGTGGAGAGAGTCAAGAAGCACTCATTGAAGAACTTGAAAACTGGCCAACTTACTACCCAACTGACTTGTCAGGTCACGAAGTAGCCCAAGAAATGTTGGCACACTAA
- a CDS encoding YvcK family protein, translating to MRKPKITVIGGGTGIPVILKSLRHQHVDITAVVTVADDGGSSGKLRSAMQLTPPGDLRNVLVAMSDMPKFYEELFQYRFNENDGMLAGHPLGNLIIAGVSEMEGSTYNAMQALTQFFHTTGKIYPSSVTPLTLHAVFKDGHEVIGESHISEYDGMIDHVYVTNTYNDDIPTASPKVVEAIMESDMIVLGPGSLFTSILPNLVIPEIRQALVETKAEVAYVCNIMTQSGETEHFTDADHLAVLNRHLGIDVIDTVLVNIEPVPQDYMESNQFDEYLVQVEHDFKGLRNNAKRVISSNFLRLENGGAFHQGELVVEELMDLVRTRYL from the coding sequence ATGAGAAAACCCAAAATAACAGTTATAGGCGGTGGAACAGGGATTCCTGTTATTCTCAAATCACTACGTCATCAACATGTTGATATCACAGCGGTTGTCACAGTAGCTGACGATGGGGGATCATCAGGAAAACTACGCTCTGCTATGCAGTTGACACCACCAGGTGACTTACGAAATGTACTAGTAGCCATGAGTGACATGCCCAAGTTTTACGAAGAGCTTTTCCAGTATCGCTTTAATGAAAATGATGGCATGCTAGCAGGACATCCACTTGGGAATTTAATCATCGCAGGTGTTTCTGAGATGGAAGGATCTACCTATAATGCTATGCAGGCTTTGACACAGTTTTTTCACACAACAGGTAAAATTTACCCGTCAAGTGTCACCCCATTGACACTACATGCTGTCTTTAAGGATGGGCACGAAGTTATCGGAGAAAGTCACATCTCAGAATACGACGGCATGATTGATCATGTCTATGTCACCAACACTTACAACGATGATATCCCAACAGCCAGTCCAAAAGTGGTCGAAGCCATCATGGAAAGTGATATGATTGTGCTTGGACCTGGCTCGCTTTTTACCTCTATCTTACCTAATCTGGTCATCCCAGAGATTCGTCAAGCCTTAGTGGAAACAAAAGCAGAGGTCGCCTATGTTTGCAATATCATGACCCAGTCTGGTGAGACAGAACATTTTACTGATGCGGATCACCTAGCCGTTCTCAATCGCCATTTAGGCATTGATGTTATTGACACTGTTTTGGTCAATATTGAACCGGTTCCGCAAGATTATATGGAAAGTAATCAGTTTGACGAGTATTTGGTTCAGGTTGAGCATGATTTTAAAGGGCTTAGGAATAATGCCAAGCGAGTGATTTCGTCTAATTTCCTTCGATTGGAAAATGGCGGTGCCTTTCACCAAGGTGAACTAGTGGTTGAAGAATTAATGGATTTAGTGAGGACTAGATACCTATGA
- a CDS encoding QueT transporter family protein — MKDLTTRDYVHIALVAALYVVLTITPPLNAISYGAYQFRVSEMLNFLVFYNPKYILAVTLGCMIANFYSFGMVDVVVGGGSTLVFVTLGVYLFKKYQQETMVNGLFNKAFFYFSFFFAASMFTVALELKIVAQAPFFLTWFTTGIGELASLLIGSLVISSIAKRIDLTI; from the coding sequence ATGAAAGATTTAACAACTCGTGATTACGTTCATATTGCCTTAGTAGCTGCGCTATATGTCGTGTTAACCATCACTCCCCCACTTAATGCCATATCCTACGGTGCCTATCAGTTTCGTGTCTCTGAGATGCTTAACTTTTTAGTCTTTTACAATCCCAAGTATATCCTTGCAGTAACATTAGGATGTATGATTGCAAACTTCTATAGTTTTGGCATGGTGGATGTAGTTGTCGGAGGTGGTTCTACCTTAGTCTTTGTAACTTTAGGTGTTTACCTCTTTAAAAAGTATCAACAAGAAACAATGGTTAACGGTCTCTTTAATAAAGCCTTTTTCTATTTTTCATTCTTCTTTGCTGCATCAATGTTCACTGTAGCTCTTGAGTTGAAAATAGTTGCTCAGGCACCATTCTTCTTAACCTGGTTCACAACGGGGATTGGAGAGTTGGCTTCTTTATTGATTGGGTCACTAGTTATTAGTAGTATTGCTAAACGTATTGACTTAACTATCTAG
- the rapZ gene encoding RNase adapter RapZ, with amino-acid sequence MTENKIDLVVVTGMSGAGKTVAIQSFEDLGYFTMDNMPPALLPKFLELVEQSEDTSRVAVVVDMRSRLFFKEITTILDNLESNEAIDFKILFLDATDGELVSRYKETRRSHPLAADGRVLDGITLERELLAPLKNLSQNVVDTTELTPRNLRKEISDQFAKNAEKTGFRIEIMSFGFKYGLPLDADLVFDVRFLPNPYYQVELREQTGLDKPVYDYVMSQEASEDFYQRLIHLIEPILPGYQREGKSVLTIAIGCTGGQHRSVAFAHRLSTDLLNNWPVNESHRDKDRRKETVNRS; translated from the coding sequence ATGACTGAAAATAAAATCGATCTCGTTGTTGTAACGGGGATGAGTGGTGCCGGAAAGACCGTAGCCATCCAGTCTTTTGAGGATTTAGGATACTTCACCATGGACAATATGCCGCCAGCCCTCTTACCTAAGTTTTTAGAGCTGGTAGAACAGTCAGAAGATACTAGCCGAGTTGCTGTTGTGGTCGATATGCGAAGTCGTCTCTTTTTCAAAGAAATCACAACGATTCTTGACAATTTGGAGAGTAATGAGGCCATTGATTTCAAGATTCTTTTCTTGGATGCAACGGATGGTGAGTTGGTGTCACGCTATAAAGAAACGCGTCGCAGTCATCCTTTAGCTGCAGATGGTCGTGTCTTAGATGGGATTACCCTAGAGCGTGAACTCTTAGCACCTCTGAAAAATCTCAGCCAAAATGTTGTTGATACAACAGAATTAACCCCACGCAATCTTCGCAAAGAAATTTCAGACCAATTTGCTAAAAATGCAGAAAAAACAGGTTTCCGTATCGAAATCATGAGCTTTGGCTTCAAGTACGGCCTGCCTCTGGATGCTGATTTGGTTTTTGATGTCCGTTTTTTGCCAAATCCTTATTACCAAGTGGAGCTCAGAGAGCAGACGGGACTAGATAAGCCGGTTTACGATTATGTGATGTCTCAAGAAGCTTCAGAAGATTTCTACCAGCGCTTGATTCATTTGATTGAACCGATTTTGCCAGGCTACCAGCGAGAAGGAAAATCAGTCCTAACTATCGCGATTGGTTGTACTGGGGGGCAACATCGTAGCGTTGCTTTTGCTCATCGTCTATCTACTGATCTTTTAAATAATTGGCCTGTCAATGAAAGTCATCGTGATAAAGATCGACGTAAGGAAACGGTGAACCGATCATGA